From Spartinivicinus ruber, the proteins below share one genomic window:
- a CDS encoding substrate-binding periplasmic protein yields the protein MKASLSFFILSIYILIRPSFAEVRPLNIVGESFPPYEFEFEGRIVGIDIDIIKYIFGKFGVEYTVRLMPWKRAWHEVEIARVDAILGASRKKVREPFVYYPQEDMWKSSYIFFTRGKMSQPVEVDYDTPLKNLNTIGIVRGYSYHDSFWEKYPNRDDGTLNPLLEEATDVQQSFLKLANGRVDLFIIDKTVGHFVVNDLRLRHKVTYSKKVLFEKGYTMPFVKRSDYPNIYALSVAFNAELAQMKASGKYDEIINKWMNCEKVIDCL from the coding sequence ATGAAAGCCTCTCTATCGTTTTTTATTCTATCAATTTATATCCTGATTAGGCCAAGTTTTGCTGAGGTTCGCCCACTGAACATTGTTGGTGAGTCATTTCCTCCTTATGAGTTTGAATTTGAGGGTAGGATTGTCGGTATTGATATAGACATTATTAAATATATTTTTGGAAAATTTGGAGTGGAATATACAGTTAGACTAATGCCCTGGAAAAGAGCATGGCATGAAGTTGAAATTGCCAGAGTAGACGCAATTCTTGGAGCATCGCGTAAAAAAGTTAGAGAACCCTTTGTGTACTATCCTCAAGAGGATATGTGGAAAAGTAGCTATATATTTTTTACTCGAGGCAAAATGAGTCAGCCTGTAGAGGTGGATTATGATACTCCTCTAAAAAATCTAAATACTATTGGTATTGTGAGAGGTTACTCTTACCATGATTCATTTTGGGAAAAATATCCAAATAGAGATGATGGTACTTTAAATCCATTATTAGAGGAAGCGACAGATGTTCAGCAAAGCTTTTTAAAATTAGCAAATGGACGGGTGGATTTATTTATTATTGATAAGACAGTAGGACATTTTGTAGTTAATGATTTAAGGTTAAGGCATAAAGTTACCTATTCAAAAAAGGTATTATTTGAAAAAGGATATACAATGCCCTTTGTTAAAAGGTCAGATTATCCCAATATATATGCTTTATCAGTTGCTTTTAATGCTGAGCTGGCACAAATGAAAGCTTCAGGGAAATATGATGAAATAATAAATAAATGGATGAACTGTGAAAAGGTGATTGATTGCCTTTGA
- a CDS encoding SDR family oxidoreductase yields the protein MEKNHTILVTGANRGLGLEAVKQYSEDGWQVVATCRTPDTATELNQLAQQSSSITVYPLDMNDLGSMTSLASQLDQQAIDLLWCNAGVYGPKGIGLGEITTDAWMDTLKINTVAPLLLVQQLLPHIRRSQQKTIALMTSKMGSMADNSSGGSYIYRSSKAGLNAVGKSLAEDLRSEGIKVVLLHPGWVRTAMGGPSGLIDVTTSINGLRQVVESLTLEKSGRFYAYDGQEIPW from the coding sequence ATGGAAAAAAATCATACTATTTTAGTGACAGGGGCTAATCGTGGCTTGGGGCTGGAAGCAGTCAAGCAATACAGTGAGGATGGTTGGCAAGTGGTCGCAACTTGTCGTACACCTGATACGGCAACTGAGTTGAATCAGCTAGCACAACAAAGTTCATCAATTACTGTTTATCCGTTAGATATGAATGACCTTGGGTCAATGACTTCACTGGCGAGTCAACTGGATCAACAAGCCATTGACTTACTTTGGTGCAATGCTGGTGTTTATGGCCCTAAAGGGATTGGTTTGGGAGAAATAACCACTGATGCCTGGATGGATACGTTAAAAATCAATACGGTCGCTCCTTTATTATTGGTACAACAGTTGTTGCCTCATATCCGCCGTAGTCAGCAGAAAACCATTGCATTAATGACCAGTAAAATGGGCAGTATGGCTGATAACTCTAGTGGAGGCAGTTATATTTATCGTAGTTCTAAGGCTGGGCTAAATGCGGTGGGGAAAAGTTTAGCTGAAGATCTACGCAGTGAGGGTATTAAAGTTGTGTTGTTACATCCTGGCTGGGTAAGGACTGCTATGGGTGGACCTAGTGGATTGATTGATGTCACTACTTCAATTAATGGCTTGCGTCAGGTGGTTGAATCATTAACTCTAGAAAAAAGTGGTAGATTTTATGCTTATGATGGTCAGGAAATTCCTTGGTAG
- the yfaE gene encoding class I ribonucleotide reductase maintenance protein YfaE, giving the protein MANIIKIIDGFSFIPREEHTVLEAMEAQQLIAEYQCRQGYCGACQVELVDGNIEYTEEPVAFIPKGRILACCTKPTSDITIELPYPVKQKNSES; this is encoded by the coding sequence ATGGCAAATATCATTAAAATAATTGACGGCTTCAGCTTTATACCACGAGAAGAACATACCGTACTGGAAGCCATGGAAGCCCAACAACTGATAGCCGAATATCAATGCCGCCAAGGCTATTGTGGTGCCTGTCAGGTTGAATTAGTTGATGGCAATATCGAATACACCGAAGAGCCTGTTGCGTTTATTCCTAAAGGACGTATTCTCGCTTGCTGCACCAAGCCTACATCCGATATCACTATCGAGCTGCCCTACCCAGTTAAACAAAAAAACAGCGAATCTTAA
- the nrdB gene encoding class Ia ribonucleoside-diphosphate reductase subunit beta — MSYTTFNREHFSPTSQPMFFGELVNISRYDIQKYPIFEKLIEKQLSFFWRPEEVDLSTDRRDFADLPEHEKHIFISNLKYQTLLDSIQGRSPNVALLPIVSLPELETWIETWAFSETIHSRSYTHIIRNIMSQPSDVFDDIVTNEAIQKRATAITQYYDELIESINLYHTLGTGTHKVGNDTITISLRDLKRKLYLTLVSVNVLEAIRFYVSFACSFAFAERATMEGNAKIIKLIARDEALHLTGTQHMLQLMASGEDDPEMAEIAKECREEAHQIFIQGAEQEKEWAEYLFKDGSMIGLNKDILAQYVEYITNQRMLAIGFTAPFETKNNPLPWMNAWLVSDNVQVAPQEAEISSYLVGAIDSQVDTSEFTDFDL; from the coding sequence ATGAGCTACACCACATTTAACCGTGAGCACTTTTCCCCCACTAGCCAGCCAATGTTTTTTGGTGAGCTGGTTAATATTTCTCGGTACGATATTCAAAAATACCCAATTTTTGAAAAATTAATCGAGAAACAACTGTCTTTTTTCTGGCGACCCGAAGAAGTCGATTTATCTACCGACAGACGGGATTTTGCTGACTTGCCAGAGCATGAAAAGCATATCTTTATCAGCAATCTAAAATACCAAACATTACTCGATTCCATTCAAGGACGCTCACCTAACGTGGCTTTACTGCCTATTGTATCACTACCAGAATTAGAAACCTGGATCGAAACTTGGGCCTTCAGTGAAACCATCCACAGCCGCAGCTATACCCATATTATTCGTAATATCATGAGCCAACCCAGTGATGTGTTTGATGATATTGTCACCAATGAGGCTATTCAAAAGCGTGCTACGGCAATTACTCAATATTATGATGAGCTTATTGAGAGCATTAACTTATACCATACCTTAGGTACAGGTACTCATAAAGTGGGTAACGACACCATTACCATCAGCCTACGTGATTTAAAGCGCAAGCTGTATTTAACTCTGGTCTCTGTCAATGTCCTGGAAGCTATTCGTTTTTATGTCAGCTTTGCTTGTAGCTTTGCCTTCGCCGAACGGGCCACAATGGAAGGCAACGCTAAAATCATTAAACTGATTGCTCGCGACGAAGCCCTACACTTGACGGGTACTCAGCACATGCTGCAATTGATGGCCAGTGGTGAAGATGATCCAGAAATGGCCGAAATTGCCAAAGAGTGTCGAGAAGAAGCTCACCAGATTTTTATTCAAGGGGCTGAGCAAGAAAAAGAGTGGGCAGAATACCTGTTTAAAGATGGCTCAATGATTGGTTTAAATAAAGACATTCTTGCTCAATACGTCGAATATATTACCAACCAACGAATGCTAGCTATTGGCTTTACCGCTCCCTTCGAAACCAAAAACAACCCATTACCTTGGATGAACGCCTGGTTAGTCAGTGACAATGTGCAAGTAGCCCCCCAAGAAGCAGAAATCAGCTCATACTTGGTCGGTGCTATCGACAGCCAAGTAGACACATCTGAATTTACTGACTTCGACCTCTAA
- the nrdA gene encoding class 1a ribonucleoside-diphosphate reductase subunit alpha, with amino-acid sequence MNKNLMVTKRDGRTEPIDLEKIHRVITWAAEGLNNVSVSQVELKSHIQFFDGIKTADIHETIIKSAADLISTDTPDYQYLAARLAIYHLRKKAYGQFEPPALYNHVCRLVELGKYDCHLLEDYTETEFTEMDRFIDHQRDMNFCYAAVKQLEGKYLVQNRVTGEYYESPQFLYVLIAACLFAKYPKEQRLNYIQRFYDAVSRFKLSLPTPIMAGVRTPTRQFSSCVLIECDDSLDSINATSSAIVKYVSQRAGIGIGAGRIRALGSPIRNGEAFHTGCIPFYKHFQTAVKSCSQGGVRGGAATLFYPIWHLEVESLLVLKNNRGVEENRVRHLDYGVQFNKLMYQRLIKGEHITLFSPSDVPGLYDAFFADQEKFEALYVQYEQDPAIRKKQVKAIELFSLFLQERASTGRVYLQNVDHCNTHSPFKANVAPIKQSNLCLEIALPTKPLNRFDDPNGEIALCTLAAFNLGALAHLDELESLADLIVRALDSLLSYQHYPIPAAQNSSDNRRTLGVGVINYAYYLAKHSAKYSDGSANNLTHRTFEAIQYYLLKASNRLAQEQGACNKFNETTYAEGILPIDTYKKDLNEVCQEPLHYDWEALRADIKRYGLRNSTLSALMPSETSSQISNATNGIEPPRGYISIKASKDGILKQVVPDFEQLKEKYELLWQIPSNQGYLQLVGIMQKFVDQTISANTNYDPSKFADGKVPMKLMIQDLLTAYKLGVKTLYYHNTRDGAEDSQNDLDDGCAGGACKI; translated from the coding sequence ATGAATAAAAACCTGATGGTTACTAAGCGCGATGGGCGAACTGAACCTATCGATCTGGAAAAAATCCACCGGGTGATTACATGGGCAGCAGAAGGCCTTAACAATGTCTCTGTTTCTCAGGTAGAACTAAAATCGCATATTCAGTTTTTCGACGGTATTAAAACCGCCGATATCCATGAAACCATCATTAAATCGGCTGCAGACTTAATTTCAACTGATACGCCTGATTACCAGTACCTAGCTGCACGTCTGGCTATTTATCATCTGCGTAAAAAAGCCTATGGCCAGTTTGAACCACCGGCACTGTATAACCACGTCTGTCGTTTAGTTGAACTGGGTAAGTATGATTGCCACTTGCTGGAAGATTATACAGAAACCGAATTTACCGAAATGGACCGTTTTATTGATCACCAACGGGACATGAACTTTTGCTATGCAGCCGTTAAGCAGTTGGAAGGCAAATACTTGGTGCAAAACCGGGTAACTGGCGAATATTATGAAAGCCCACAGTTTTTGTATGTTTTAATTGCTGCTTGTTTGTTTGCAAAATACCCTAAAGAGCAACGGTTAAATTATATTCAACGGTTTTATGATGCCGTTTCACGATTTAAGCTATCACTACCAACACCAATTATGGCTGGGGTTAGAACGCCTACCCGACAATTCAGCTCTTGTGTATTGATAGAGTGCGATGACTCATTAGATTCCATTAATGCCACTTCTAGCGCAATTGTTAAGTATGTCAGCCAACGAGCAGGTATTGGCATTGGTGCTGGTCGAATTCGCGCATTAGGTAGCCCTATTCGTAATGGTGAGGCGTTCCACACAGGCTGTATCCCTTTTTACAAACACTTCCAAACGGCGGTTAAAAGTTGTTCACAAGGTGGTGTTCGCGGTGGGGCAGCTACCTTGTTTTATCCTATCTGGCACTTAGAAGTTGAATCACTGCTGGTGTTAAAAAACAACCGTGGTGTTGAGGAAAACCGGGTACGACATCTCGATTATGGTGTTCAATTTAATAAGCTGATGTATCAACGCTTAATTAAGGGCGAGCATATTACTCTGTTTAGTCCTTCAGATGTGCCCGGTTTATACGATGCCTTTTTTGCCGACCAGGAAAAGTTCGAAGCACTTTATGTCCAGTATGAACAAGACCCCGCTATTCGCAAAAAACAAGTAAAAGCCATTGAACTGTTTAGCTTGTTTTTACAAGAACGGGCCAGCACAGGTCGGGTTTATTTACAAAATGTTGATCACTGCAATACCCACAGCCCTTTTAAAGCGAATGTTGCGCCAATTAAACAAAGCAACTTATGCCTAGAAATTGCCCTACCGACCAAACCACTTAATCGGTTTGATGACCCTAATGGGGAAATTGCCCTATGTACGCTTGCCGCATTTAACCTAGGCGCACTGGCCCACCTAGACGAGCTGGAAAGCCTAGCTGACTTAATTGTTCGCGCATTAGACAGTTTACTCAGCTATCAGCACTATCCTATTCCAGCAGCACAAAACTCCAGCGACAACCGTCGTACATTAGGTGTTGGTGTTATTAACTATGCCTATTACCTGGCCAAACATAGTGCTAAATACTCTGATGGCTCAGCCAACAACTTAACCCACCGTACTTTCGAAGCCATCCAGTATTACTTATTGAAAGCCTCTAATCGTTTGGCACAAGAGCAAGGTGCTTGCAATAAGTTTAACGAAACTACCTATGCTGAAGGCATTTTACCGATTGATACGTATAAAAAAGACCTCAACGAGGTATGCCAAGAGCCACTCCATTACGACTGGGAAGCATTACGTGCCGATATTAAACGATACGGCTTACGTAACAGCACTTTAAGTGCATTGATGCCATCAGAGACATCATCACAAATTAGTAATGCCACCAATGGCATAGAGCCACCTCGGGGCTATATCAGTATTAAAGCCAGTAAAGATGGCATCTTGAAACAAGTGGTGCCTGATTTTGAACAACTCAAAGAAAAGTATGAGTTGCTATGGCAAATTCCATCTAATCAGGGTTACTTGCAGCTAGTTGGGATTATGCAAAAGTTTGTTGATCAAACTATTTCGGCCAATACTAATTATGATCCCAGCAAATTTGCTGATGGCAAAGTACCAATGAAATTGATGATTCAAGACTTATTAACTGCTTACAAATTGGGTGTTAAAACACTTTACTATCACAATACCCGTGATGGTGCTGAAGACTCCCAAAATGATTTGGATGACGGTTGCGCGGGAGGCGCATGCAAAATTTAG
- a CDS encoding winged helix-turn-helix domain-containing protein yields MERSDSDRILIVEDDERLAALTKDYLESNGLQVSIEADGGKAVERIRNEQPDLVVLDLMLPGEDGVSICRRARNDYQGPILMLTARTDDLDQVLGLEMGADDYVAKPVRPRVLLARIRALLRRSSPATSAEPELPVTSQARLVFGELVIDNAMREAWLAGESIDLTSAEFDLLWLLASHAGRVLSREEIFSSLRGIEYDGQDRSIDVRVSRIRPKIGDDPMHPRLIKTVRSRGYLFVKDKKEANGQ; encoded by the coding sequence GTGGAACGTTCAGATAGCGATCGAATTCTTATTGTAGAGGATGACGAACGATTAGCCGCCTTGACTAAAGACTACCTTGAAAGCAATGGCTTGCAAGTGAGCATTGAGGCGGATGGCGGAAAGGCCGTGGAGAGAATTCGAAACGAGCAACCCGATCTCGTGGTACTGGATTTAATGCTACCCGGGGAGGATGGTGTGTCCATTTGTCGTCGGGCAAGAAACGATTATCAAGGACCTATTTTAATGCTTACAGCACGTACTGATGACTTAGACCAAGTGTTGGGGTTGGAAATGGGGGCTGATGATTATGTGGCCAAGCCAGTTCGGCCTCGCGTTTTGTTGGCGCGTATTCGTGCTTTGCTCCGGCGAAGTAGTCCTGCCACCTCAGCAGAACCAGAGCTACCGGTGACATCCCAGGCCCGTTTAGTGTTTGGTGAATTAGTTATTGATAATGCAATGCGAGAAGCTTGGTTAGCAGGAGAAAGCATTGATTTGACCAGTGCCGAGTTTGATTTGCTTTGGCTGCTTGCCAGTCATGCGGGTCGAGTATTAAGCCGGGAGGAAATATTTTCTTCATTACGTGGTATTGAGTATGACGGCCAAGATCGCTCCATTGATGTTAGAGTTTCGCGCATTCGTCCTAAAATAGGCGATGACCCCATGCATCCCCGCTTAATCAAAACGGTACGCAGTAGAGGCTATTTGTTTGTTAAAGACAAAAAAGAAGCCAATGGCCAATAA
- a CDS encoding ATP-binding protein gives MTSIFLRIYGGLLFTLVLVALLSSLAVTIINSVRIQEYRAEMARGTFRLVAMQLKNKPDSLQVLLLQQAEHLLGIPLELVKQPDTDAISKEDIRLLKSGDVKVIPLAEKQAHIYAWIQPGLLLRGTVSSISEQLAYGTLMLIKQHLISFPSAHREEQLQQLKDAFSYPLHMLKTSEIGLSPQHQQRLRDGHMVMILGPEGQSIKLYVGLEGGNLIGIDQGQKVLAVGPVWFLELYPLSLLVTIVLFVLTSVSLAIYILVRGLEQRLKKMEHAATSISRGNLDARVRVRGSDSVGRLAMAFNGMASHIQRLLSIQKEMIRGVSHELRTPVARLRFGLEMVADATSKEEQQKQLEGMDKDIQELDHLVDEILTYASLEQGAPVIHFKRVDIEEILSQVVNEQSHVNPSIAITLQPSYLSDQRRKADVERRYMHRAIQNLVANACRYANEKVQVTFSVGSDTCRIDVEDDGPGIPENEWDRVFTPFARLDDSRTRASGGYGLGLSIVRRIMYWHNGTAQVDHSSLGGAKFSLVWPRRKGS, from the coding sequence ATGACCAGTATTTTTCTTCGTATTTATGGCGGTTTGCTGTTTACGTTGGTGTTGGTGGCGTTGTTATCAAGCTTGGCGGTTACCATCATCAATAGCGTGCGTATCCAAGAATATCGGGCTGAAATGGCCAGAGGCACATTTCGCTTAGTGGCGATGCAGCTCAAAAATAAACCAGACTCACTACAGGTTTTACTACTGCAACAGGCTGAACATTTATTAGGTATTCCACTTGAGCTGGTTAAACAACCAGATACAGATGCAATCAGTAAAGAAGATATACGACTGTTAAAGTCAGGGGATGTTAAAGTTATTCCTTTAGCTGAAAAACAAGCCCATATCTATGCTTGGATTCAGCCAGGTTTATTGTTGCGGGGAACGGTTTCTTCTATTTCTGAGCAACTGGCCTATGGCACCTTAATGCTGATCAAGCAGCATTTAATCAGTTTCCCCAGTGCTCATCGAGAAGAACAACTACAACAGTTGAAGGATGCTTTTAGTTATCCGTTACATATGTTGAAAACATCTGAGATAGGCTTATCCCCTCAACATCAACAGCGGTTACGTGATGGCCATATGGTAATGATATTAGGGCCGGAAGGGCAGTCAATTAAGCTGTATGTAGGACTTGAAGGCGGTAATCTAATCGGCATTGATCAAGGCCAAAAAGTATTAGCTGTTGGCCCCGTTTGGTTTTTAGAGCTATATCCACTCAGTTTACTGGTGACTATTGTGTTATTTGTGCTCACCTCGGTTAGCCTGGCTATTTACATTCTAGTGAGAGGGTTAGAACAACGACTGAAAAAAATGGAACACGCAGCGACGAGTATTTCCCGTGGTAATTTAGATGCCAGGGTGAGGGTAAGAGGTTCAGATTCCGTTGGTCGGCTGGCGATGGCATTTAATGGTATGGCCAGTCATATACAACGACTGTTGAGTATCCAAAAAGAAATGATTCGTGGGGTATCACATGAATTAAGAACCCCAGTTGCCCGATTGCGTTTTGGTTTGGAAATGGTGGCTGATGCTACTTCAAAAGAAGAGCAGCAAAAACAGTTGGAGGGAATGGATAAGGATATTCAAGAGCTGGATCATTTGGTTGATGAAATCTTAACCTATGCAAGCTTAGAGCAAGGTGCACCTGTTATTCATTTTAAGCGGGTTGATATTGAAGAAATTTTATCGCAAGTGGTTAATGAACAGTCTCATGTAAATCCGAGTATTGCTATTACCTTACAACCCAGTTATTTATCAGATCAGCGTCGTAAAGCTGATGTTGAGCGCCGCTATATGCACCGAGCGATACAAAACTTAGTTGCGAATGCCTGTCGTTATGCCAATGAAAAAGTGCAAGTGACATTTTCAGTAGGCTCCGACACTTGTCGTATTGATGTGGAAGATGACGGCCCAGGTATTCCTGAAAATGAATGGGACCGGGTATTTACCCCCTTTGCCCGCTTAGACGACAGTCGCACCCGAGCCTCAGGTGGGTATGGCTTAGGCCTTTCTATTGTACGACGGATTATGTATTGGCATAACGGCACCGCTCAAGTGGATCACAGTAGCTTGGGCGGCGCAAAGTTTAGCTTGGTGTGGCCAAGGCGAAAGGGGAGTTAG
- a CDS encoding IS1595 family transposase, protein MAINKVQFQKGLSLNEFLKQYGTEEQCFNTLYKLRWPEGFQCPNCGYDKCCQLTTRKLQQCYKCHQQTSVTAGTIFESTKLPLKTWFQGMYLISQDKKGISAIELHRHLGISYQAAWRMKHKLMKVMQEREGTKQLSGFIEIDDAYLGGERTGCKRGRGADGKIPFVAAVETTKQGQPTRIKLSILKGFNKEEITAWSRQNLAKGSTVISDGLACFNGVIEAGCLHDKIVCGGGRASVEEPEFYWVNTILGNLKSALRSTYHAIRAKYAQRYLAEFQYRFNRRFSLVEFIPRLAFVALRTPPLPGKLLNIA, encoded by the coding sequence ATGGCTATCAACAAAGTTCAATTTCAAAAAGGCCTGAGTTTAAACGAGTTTCTCAAACAATATGGTACAGAAGAACAATGCTTTAATACCTTATACAAATTGCGATGGCCAGAAGGTTTTCAGTGCCCCAATTGTGGATACGACAAATGCTGTCAACTCACTACTAGAAAGCTTCAGCAGTGCTATAAATGTCACCAGCAAACATCTGTAACTGCAGGTACTATCTTTGAATCAACCAAATTACCATTAAAGACTTGGTTCCAAGGGATGTATTTGATCTCCCAAGACAAAAAAGGTATATCAGCCATAGAATTACATCGCCATTTAGGTATTTCCTATCAAGCTGCCTGGAGAATGAAACATAAGCTCATGAAAGTGATGCAAGAAAGAGAAGGCACCAAGCAATTGTCGGGTTTTATTGAAATTGATGATGCCTATCTTGGTGGTGAGCGTACAGGTTGCAAAAGAGGTAGGGGAGCAGATGGGAAAATACCTTTTGTAGCAGCCGTAGAAACAACAAAACAAGGTCAACCGACACGAATTAAACTGAGCATTTTAAAAGGGTTTAATAAAGAAGAGATAACGGCTTGGAGTAGGCAGAATTTGGCCAAGGGCAGTACCGTAATCTCCGATGGACTGGCCTGTTTTAATGGTGTCATAGAAGCAGGTTGTCTTCATGATAAAATTGTATGCGGTGGTGGTCGTGCATCAGTAGAGGAACCTGAATTTTATTGGGTTAACACCATCCTTGGAAACTTAAAAAGTGCTTTACGTAGTACTTATCATGCTATTCGCGCTAAATATGCACAACGTTATCTTGCTGAATTTCAGTATCGATTTAATCGAAGATTTAGCTTAGTAGAATTTATTCCTAGGCTAGCATTTGTAGCACTGAGAACACCTCCACTACCAGGTAAGCTACTAAATATAGCTTAG
- a CDS encoding zinc-dependent metalloprotease family protein: protein MLYDFDVKLKKIACYKLVVILGLFSQEGVAATNQVDIMVAYSQEAKAYYEKYNLTPCIEAKKHIDYSNDVLNNSRVNLEFKLVDCHFIDLSISEVSEPFLYQLIGNRQLQQLRSKLNADIVVTLTASDDTKNYGLASYDYHAGLRKIINNNKLKEKTKFSIKQSSQPFGLVQIDKWRQDQSRDIVIKNKNATDHTFTHEIGHLMGLSHDIKTTVNFSDNDGQDHLNDYMDYINKNSYTLPKNSIKVDGEGNRNFTNSNELLNEILTEQVRIYLTTDDEIIKEVEALRDQILVDALYILEYYAGKDGLMSYQDYVDKNVDDFWFNGIFDFSLGYAGEFNSIKYGTIMSYGDNIMPYFSSIDLLCSSDKIGLYDVKCGSATANASRSLNLVAAKVANLCQTRSVKSDSESMSLASNIINAHLIKPKKLLSEIDPESFSSDTPKSLEYNIFLSYLTMPDENGTDGIYPWNDNTQIIFDESDDGILAVNKIDSYAPIIGVEIGCGIQSSKIYKLAAKVKTKKPGISTLWLYYELANINPSTGELYKKWFKVAEKKTDDTGFITLEGDVKLPNNIKVATLVVTGEPGSELLINRMYVIERNN, encoded by the coding sequence ATGTTGTATGACTTTGATGTAAAACTTAAAAAAATTGCTTGTTATAAGCTTGTTGTTATACTAGGACTCTTTTCACAGGAGGGGGTTGCGGCAACAAATCAAGTAGATATTATGGTTGCCTATTCTCAGGAGGCAAAAGCTTATTATGAAAAATACAATCTAACACCTTGCATCGAAGCTAAAAAGCATATTGATTACTCTAACGATGTACTAAACAATAGTCGAGTAAATTTAGAATTTAAGTTAGTAGACTGTCATTTTATTGATTTATCTATCAGTGAGGTTAGTGAGCCATTTTTATATCAGCTTATCGGAAATCGACAGTTGCAGCAATTACGTAGTAAGCTTAATGCAGATATTGTCGTCACTTTAACAGCAAGTGATGACACTAAAAATTATGGTTTAGCAAGCTATGATTACCATGCTGGTCTTAGAAAAATAATAAACAATAACAAACTTAAAGAAAAAACAAAATTTAGTATAAAACAATCATCCCAACCATTTGGACTGGTTCAGATTGATAAATGGAGGCAAGATCAGAGTAGGGATATAGTAATAAAAAATAAAAATGCAACGGATCATACTTTTACTCATGAGATTGGTCATTTAATGGGACTTTCTCATGATATTAAAACTACAGTTAATTTCAGTGATAATGATGGTCAAGATCATCTCAACGATTATATGGATTATATAAACAAAAATAGTTATACACTACCAAAGAATAGTATTAAGGTAGATGGTGAGGGTAATAGGAATTTTACTAATTCAAACGAATTACTTAATGAAATTCTGACAGAGCAAGTGAGAATTTATTTAACAACTGATGATGAAATAATAAAAGAGGTAGAAGCTCTTAGGGATCAAATATTAGTTGATGCATTATATATTCTTGAGTATTATGCAGGAAAAGATGGATTGATGTCATATCAAGATTATGTTGATAAAAATGTCGATGATTTTTGGTTTAATGGAATATTTGACTTTTCTTTAGGATATGCAGGTGAATTTAATTCTATAAAATATGGTACAATTATGTCTTATGGGGATAATATTATGCCGTATTTTTCTTCTATTGATTTGTTATGCTCTAGTGATAAAATAGGTCTATATGATGTCAAATGTGGCTCGGCAACTGCAAATGCCAGCAGATCTCTTAATTTAGTAGCTGCTAAAGTTGCTAACTTATGTCAGACCAGATCAGTAAAATCTGACTCAGAAAGCATGTCATTAGCATCTAATATAATAAATGCACATCTTATTAAACCAAAAAAATTACTAAGTGAAATTGACCCTGAAAGCTTTTCATCTGATACTCCAAAAAGCCTAGAGTATAATATATTTCTTAGCTATTTAACTATGCCTGATGAGAATGGTACGGATGGGATTTATCCCTGGAATGATAATACCCAGATAATATTTGATGAAAGTGATGATGGGATTTTGGCTGTAAATAAGATAGATAGCTATGCTCCTATTATTGGAGTTGAAATAGGTTGTGGTATTCAATCGTCAAAAATCTATAAACTTGCTGCAAAAGTGAAAACAAAAAAACCTGGTATTAGTACTTTATGGTTATACTATGAGCTGGCAAATATTAATCCTAGCACAGGAGAACTGTATAAAAAATGGTTTAAAGTAGCAGAGAAAAAAACTGATGACACTGGTTTTATTACGCTAGAGGGTGATGTTAAATTACCCAATAATATTAAAGTAGCAACTTTGGTTGTAACGGGTGAGCCTGGTAGTGAATTATTGATTAACAGAATGTATGTTATTGAACGAAATAATTAA
- a CDS encoding RNHCP domain-containing protein, whose translation MFHHKYGNSIQPVANSSYRNHRPICLYSIHVDIKSGEVHV comes from the coding sequence TTGTTTCACCATAAATACGGAAATTCTATTCAACCTGTAGCAAATAGTAGTTATCGCAATCATCGCCCTATTTGTTTATATTCAATTCATGTGGATATTAAGTCAGGTGAAGTTCATGTTTGA